The Dehalococcoidia bacterium genome has a window encoding:
- a CDS encoding DUF1648 domain-containing protein, with amino-acid sequence MSTSRLWLLGTALIGILLQIYYYSQLPDRVATHFGAGGLPNDWMSKGANMAMAIGLILFLSLIFGLLPLLIKKVPPRFVNLPKREYWLSPENRENTLTRLASSMSVLGVATNVFILYVLHLAYRTNQSHPVKLNEGMFWPALGSFMTFAAVWSVLLVIRFNSPPMAADEKTLPH; translated from the coding sequence TATGGCTGCTTGGCACTGCGTTAATCGGCATCTTGCTCCAGATCTATTATTATAGCCAGCTGCCGGATAGGGTAGCCACTCATTTCGGCGCTGGCGGACTTCCTAATGATTGGATGTCCAAAGGCGCCAATATGGCAATGGCTATCGGGCTGATCCTTTTCCTTTCATTGATATTCGGCCTCCTGCCGTTACTGATCAAAAAAGTGCCGCCCCGATTTGTGAACCTGCCAAAAAGGGAATACTGGCTATCACCCGAAAACAGGGAGAATACGTTGACCCGATTGGCTAGTTCGATGAGTGTCCTGGGTGTGGCGACCAACGTGTTTATCCTTTATGTTCTTCATCTGGCCTATAGGACCAATCAGTCCCACCCCGTCAAGCTAAACGAAGGGATGTTTTGGCCCGCACTGGGGAGTTTCATGACGTTTGCAGCTGTCTGGTCCGTCTTGCTCGTCATCCGATTCAATTCGCCTCCGATGGCAGCAGATGAAAAAACTCTGCCCCATTGA